From a single Prinia subflava isolate CZ2003 ecotype Zambia chromosome 29, Cam_Psub_1.2, whole genome shotgun sequence genomic region:
- the NKX6-3 gene encoding homeobox protein Nkx-6.3, whose product MDANLPGTFLLNGPSLGPFPEAKAPVCQYSVQSSFYKLGPPGLGAQLAAGTPHGISDILGRPAATPNSGLLPGYPHAGGFNGLSSPGVYYGPQVGALPKAGGDYLPRGRSCWAEAAPEWRGGRQCGGTPAHLADSIHKKKHTRPTFTGHQIFALEKTFEQTKYLAGPERARLAYSLGMTESQVKVWFQNRRTKWRKKSALEPSSSSQRAGGSGGERAASETEDDEYNKPLDPDSDDEKIRLLLRKHRAAFSMLGLGTHSG is encoded by the exons ATGGATGCCAACCTGCCAGGCACCTTTCTGCTCAACGGCCCCTCGCTGGGCCCCTTCCCCGAGGCCAAGGCGCCTGTTTGCCAGTACTCAGTGCAGAGCTCCTTCTACAAGCTGGGACCCCCAGGACTGGGTGCCCAGCTGGCGGCTGGCACCCCCCACGGCATCTCCGACATCCTCGGCCGGCCAGCGGCGACACCGAACAGCGGTCTCCTCCCTGGCTACCCCCACGCGGGCGGATTTAACGGACTGAGTTCCCCGGGCGTCTATTACGGGCCCCAGGTGGGAGCCCTCCCCAAGGCTGGTGGCGATTACCTGCCGCGGGGACGGAGCTGCTGGGCGGAGGCGGCCCCGGAGTGGCGGGGCGGCCGGCAGTGCGGCGGCA CCCCTGCTCACTTGGCTGACAGCATCCACAAGAAGAAGCACACACGCCCAACCTTCACGGGACACCAGATCTTTGCTCTGGAGAAGACTTTTGAGCAGACCAAGTACCTGGCGGGTCCGGAAAGAGCACGGCTGGCCTATTCTCTTGGCATGACTGAGTCTCAGGTGAAG GTCTGGTTCCAGAACCGACGGACCAAATGGAGGAAGAAGAGTGCCCTGGAGCCCTCCTCATCCTCGCAGCGGGCGGGGGGCTCTGGCGGAGAGCGGGCGGCCTCTGAGACCGAGGACGATGAGTACAACAAGCCCCTGGACCCAGACTCGGATGACGAGAAGATccggctgctgctgaggaagcaCCGTGCGGCCTTCTCAATGCTGGGCTTGGGCACGCACAGcggctga
- the ANK1 gene encoding ankyrin-1 isoform X7, with protein MWALLAQLLIALVLLAFFLVSCQNVMHIVRGSVRFLLKHAHRKLDKELGESQGLADDEEALSARVVRRRLLLKGNEALHLPGEQVTEEQFTDDQGNIITKKIIRKVVRQLGPGDVGDRQEQEELILEGSLQEPQDLEAEDDHFMKYSILHRDGLGAKVGKMETAGRVSSCRARGGGRGSSVSLCSAVPGGIERSGTCTPSTGCGGLPGVGGGGSVRAAGAAGTATAAGAVPGAAAPLSPCPRGPAESTGPPGAVQRPRRPALRP; from the exons ATGTGGGCTCTCCTTGCCCAGCTGCTGATCGCCTTGGTGCTTCTGGCCTTCTTCCTGGTCAGCTGCCAGAACGTCATGCACATCGTCAGGGGCTCTGTCCGCTTCCTGCTCAAACACGCCCATCGTAAGCTGGACAAGGAGCTCGGGGAGAGCCAGGGGCTGGCGGATGACGAGGAGGCTCTCTCCGCCAGAGTCGTCCGCCGGCGCCTCCTCCTGAAG gggAATGAAGCCCTTCATCTCCCTGGAGAGCAGGTCACTGAGGAACAGTTCACAGATGATCAAGGCAATATCATCACCAAGAAG ATCATCCGGAAGGTGGTGCGTCAGCTGGGCCCTGGTGACGTGGGTGACaggcaggaacaggaggagCTGATTCTGGAGGGTTCCCTACAGGAGCCCCAAGACCTGGAGGCTGAGGATGATCACTTCATGAAATACTCCATCTTGCACCGGGATGGTCTGGGCGCCAAG GTGGGGAAGATGGAGACCGCGGGGCGGGTCTCCTCTTGCCGGGCGAGAGGGGGAGGCCGTGGGAGCAGCGTCTCCTTGTGCTCTGCCGTTCCTGGGGGAATTGAAAGGAGCGGAACGTGCACACCCTCGACGGGCTGCGGGGGCCTCCCCGGGGTGGGCGGCGGAGGGAGCGTCCGTGCAGCCGGTGCCGCTGGTaccgccaccgctgcgggggCTGTCCCGGGGGCAGCGGCGCCGCTGAGTCCCTGCCCGAGAGGCCCCGCCGAGAGCACCGGCCCGCCCGGCGCTGTCCAGCGTCCGCGCCGCCCCGCGCTCCGACCCTAG
- the ANK1 gene encoding ankyrin-1 isoform X8 encodes MWALLAQLLIALVLLAFFLVSCQNVMHIVRGSVRFLLKHAHRKLDKELGESQGLADDEEALSARVVRRRLLLKGNEALHLPGEQVTEEQFTDDQGNIITKKIIRKVVRQLGPGDVGDRQEQEELILEGSLQEPQDLEAEDDHFMKYSILHRDGLGAKEEVRVRVPKPEVSGGRMGAQIVKRASLKRGKQ; translated from the exons ATGTGGGCTCTCCTTGCCCAGCTGCTGATCGCCTTGGTGCTTCTGGCCTTCTTCCTGGTCAGCTGCCAGAACGTCATGCACATCGTCAGGGGCTCTGTCCGCTTCCTGCTCAAACACGCCCATCGTAAGCTGGACAAGGAGCTCGGGGAGAGCCAGGGGCTGGCGGATGACGAGGAGGCTCTCTCCGCCAGAGTCGTCCGCCGGCGCCTCCTCCTGAAG gggAATGAAGCCCTTCATCTCCCTGGAGAGCAGGTCACTGAGGAACAGTTCACAGATGATCAAGGCAATATCATCACCAAGAAG ATCATCCGGAAGGTGGTGCGTCAGCTGGGCCCTGGTGACGTGGGTGACaggcaggaacaggaggagCTGATTCTGGAGGGTTCCCTACAGGAGCCCCAAGACCTGGAGGCTGAGGATGATCACTTCATGAAATACTCCATCTTGCACCGGGATGGTCTGGGCGCCAAG GAGGAGGTGCGAGTGCGTGTCCCAAAACCAGAGGTCTCTGGGGGCAGGATGGGGGCTCAGATAGTGAAACGAGCCAGCCTGAAAAGGGGGAAGCAGTGA